taaattcattacttcggtgattagtttggttgtttgttttccaattggattaattataggttctcttgtaattaatctagtttagttttcatatattccaataattcttgtgttgagtatatgaaaggctacactatcatgttctattggttaatgtagtcacgtattccgtaaggtttttcttatgttgagtacttgaacggttaagttactcacctccatatgattaacttagtcgtagcctgttgctccgtaagtttaattatgttgagcactttcaattaaattgatcacttttgtggttttgatttaattgcgtattccaattagaatattcatgggtttacttgtgagtattttgattgagttttggatataaaaaatcattcacatggtttttggtgtccaaataaaaatccttcttttctttcgaaagtaaggtcgctcttgttgttcatttaggatgacatcaaatggggacagttcttttgaacttgttcttaatgttAATATCttacggggagtgcggctgtgaaattttataggggttatcttgcgtgttaaaactccttgatgaatgctgttagcttcggctataagattgcatctaaattaagatgatatgttgtctttcttttggtcatgaaatgtctcttgtggaaatttcattatgaacccgttcttgtacctttgccaattttattgacaaaaagggggagaaatattgtaggtcacactacaaatacatatggttttcggatcattgtgtaaggggaagtggtttccatgatcgagatggagtattgactaagggggagtgatacatatcaccatagtattattattaaagtcgtgatgcaattggactttgatgttcataataatactatgacactgtataataatgatcgagaatatcgatttctctcattgttatagctacagatcttcaacaacgatgatactaaacttacaacctttgggatcattggagtacttggaaggacgaagattttgaggaacgttgaagattggactatggaataggagccactaaagtttatcttttttgtattccatatgtattaatagttttgtcactaaaattgacaaagggggagattgttagagcatagctcggtcaacctcgcatgcgttgctatatcaagcatgtttgtcaatgttagtgatcaaaactataaagtcttgatttctagcctattagctaagtctcggactaggataagaaaagtgtagttgatctcaaggacttaatggagattcaacgacaacgacgaagatctacaccaaggaaccgtggaacttcatcaacaaaaaggtatgtgaagacttgaacttatctatcactcgaaagtctatctattcttctcctacttcttgtgagacaaaagtcgtatgctatatagactagatcatatacacttgatatttcgagctgagtattcattgcttatcttttactcgaaatcatgtgttggtaaagcgtttcgctttgatcaggtttatcttcacctagtgacgaaagtcatgaaagtttcaatcactttggaaattgctctgacgagaaaggtcagTTGTTCTTCActactgaatatcgccctctgagaatgtttcaatgattgaaatgagagtttagattatataaccatgtattccttgaacctaagttttcgaactttgtttatcaagagaaatcggtaggattgtggaattggctttccaagtccgcgaacccagtccgcagtttcagtccgcgaactgacggaagttctcaaccgagaatttctgctgggatttccaaaactcgtttgtgtgctaagtccgcgaactggcggaagctctcgacccgagaatttctgttgagtttggaaaactcaaccgattaacttaagttcgcgaacttgtttgtgaacttaagaggttatgatctaaagatgtgctctgaacatgaaacattaattattaaggaatattttgtgcaaaccgtggctataatgttcatgagccgattctaatcgaatcgaatcatctttgtttcaattgtgtcttgtgtagttacataagatctcatagcaattgaacaactcttaactagttcatttgagtcaattgaactagttatggtgaagaagaacatgattaatatgagatgctcatatggttgaccttttgggttatcatgttgaaccaacatacgtgtactcgtttgggcatggttttctcaaacccagtaaacgtgtacccaagtgtgtgtgacaagatatgtctttcgatctaacggttgagagatattggcttgaatctaaatcaggttttcatctaacggtggatcgagtttgctttgtacctaaggcaaaatcctgatttgaaaggctatatataggagacatctagcaagagcaaaacttaatccccacacgtatgtgtgctactagtgctctcgctagagtcgatatccattaactcttgagtttcttctctaaactcgagttaatgacttaaagacttcattgggattgtgaagccagaccgatactacttttatcgtagttgtgtgatctgatcttgcatcttctatcgcacgagtacaatcgattgattggcttgagatcgtgagatttctccgataggcaagataaagaagtcacaaacatcttcgtctcactgtttgtgattcctcgacaatccgcttgtgtagtcaggaaggattgtagagaggtaattgattaatctagactgttcttcgggaatataagaccggattatcaattggttcatgttaccttgattttatatctaaagacggaacaaaacctagggtttatctgtggaagacagatttatccttttgatagacttttctgtgtgagacagattcgtttattatcaagtctgtgattttgggttgcaacaactcttagttgtgggtgagataagctaagggaatcaagtacgcagtgtctagctgggatcagaggcgtaggagtacaactgtaccttgtatcagtgggagattggtaggggttcaactatagatcagtccgaagttagtttgcagtgggctagtgtctgtagcggcttaatacaatgtgtattcaatctggattaggtcccgaggtttttctgcatttgcgatttcctcgttaacaaaacttctggtgtctgtgttatttcttttccgcattatattttatataatagaaataatacaggttgtgcgttcgtgatcatcaattggaagtacaacctttggttgttgattgatagtgATTgacccttggacattggtctttggtaccgtccaagttatctctctttgataaagactcgcagatttctatttgcttgagtaaagatcaaatcgagagactgAGATAATAaccccttgagatactttttatctagattgagtctgactgtctagttgattctctagcaaagtatttcagagtgagtccatacacattgctaagagaaatattgggtgttgttgttagacccccgctttttcagttctcAGTGTAAGAGATGACCGGATTGTATGAGCGACTTTGCAAGGTAAACGACTGAGGATTCTGGAGGTGACTTATCCGCAAAGAGACTTCGCAACataagattatatatatatatatggtcttACAAATCAAGAAATATATTTCCAGAAGTAAAGTACATATTccaaataagtaaaaaaaaaaaaaggctcgAGAAAGTACAGATTACGTACAGATTTTTAAACCGGAAATGGGGGAAGGAAATAAAGAATCGTGGAGGTGAACTCATTTTCTTAATTTAAGATATTAAACGCGTACAAACTCCCTTTAAACTTATTTGTAGTatatatttttctgaattttataTGGCGACCACGCGTATAATTTTGGAACACATTTCTAATTTAATGGAGTGTCCAATATTAGTTGTTTACCCGAtagaacaaaaaacaaaacaggGGATATCCCTACGATATCTATGATCAAGCCAGTTTTAACATACATCGAACCAGAAGTagttgataagtattcgggacacaTTTTGTAcgatattaaaaattaaaaatgaaccaacatcaagGCCCGTGCCGTTACAGCACGGGTTAAGGGCTAGTATTCCATAAAATAACTTAGACCCTTCCCTTTAgataagacaaacactaggttagttaactagtttttttttttgtcaagccattcaattagacttgaatagatgattcctccaattgataagtctaactaagatcatatttaacttagtttctcttatccgcaATCATATGGACTAAGAAAATGATCCCGTAATATTTGTTAAGCCAACAACAATATATACAAACCAAAAGAAATTGAATTGTCATTGTTTttctcaactggaagcaattgaaataaatataattattgtAAGCACCGCAATTACGGGATGTTAGGATTTCAGTCTTTCCTGTTTTAGTGTGTGATCTATATTTACGTGTTTTAGGCTTCAGAACGAAGGAAAAGACAACTGCTATTTTATCAAGATCATCATCAAGTTCTTCTAGAATTGTTACCACATCTTCAAAGCCGAGTCAGCCTGATTTGTTCTGCATCTGCTGGCATTTAAAGACCGATTCAGATTACCGCTGTTACTTGAGACACTTTGGTTACTGAGACACTATGGTTACTCTTTGGCTACTGTTTATACTAGTTGGGTCGTTGTTATCTTGATTCCATCAGACAATCTAAACTTAAAAAATTCCAGTTCATGTTACTTACATATTCTGATGAACGTTGGATTGGATTCGTTCCAGTCACTGCTTTGTGCTTTGACacattttggttttgttttcaaaatcagtTTGGCCCTAATTGTTTGTTCCTCTCCTTTGCAAGAGAGGGTCCCCTGGAACCGTACTTAGATCTATAGGAATAGAATTGATATGCAAAAAATGGTGGAGATACTATAATTCATACGAATGTCTTGTGATCTTGAAAAATCTCTCTAagatagcatgttttcaataaaaatagacacctcttgagctaaattatagcgttcgagtcttttcgagtgtgtatttttcgaatgtacactcgaaactgctctaagtagacaaatcttgtttatgaggcctagatttcaaaattttgctaaaatatcaagatcatctggatctatagaccaacatgtcctgatcattagcatgtttccaataaaaatagaaacctgttgatctaaattatagcgttcgagtcttttcgagtgtgtatttttcgaatgtacactcgaaactgctctaagtagaaaaatcttgtttatgaggcctagatttcaaagttttgctaaaatatcaagatcatctggatctatagaccaacatgtcctgatcattagcatgtttccaataaaaatagaaacctgttgatctaaattatagcgttcgagtcttttcgagtgtgttccTAAATAGGATTTTTATATAATCCACTGAGGTTAGCTTATTTTACGGGAAAAAAAAGACGCCCTCAAAGTTTTTTACCTTGCCTAAAATGAAGTCAAAGCTTTGACTAGGGCCCATATCGAGGGACCAAAACCCAAAATAAGTAACTGAGAATTAGAATTTTTCTATTCATTTGGCGACTGGGATTCCGTTCTTTGGATTCATTTCTTCATTCATCTGAGTTCTTCATTTGTAGgtatttctcatcatcttcatccttgTTTTCCCTTCTGCTAACCttaatattgattgattgtgTAGAATTAAACCCTAGTTTAAACGCCTCTCTGGTTAATACATCTCTTACCAATTTTTCATTTTATACAATACATTTGTTACTCTAGGATTGCATTTGCTAATGGAACCAACCAATTTTGATGAACTTGAAGTTGTTGATGCAAAACCTTTACGGAGCCTTCCTCCTGATGTATCCCCATTTGGAACCTATATTCCTCTATCAAACCCCCAaatcccaattcaaaaaccatCAATGAATAATAAGGTTGGGGTATCAAAAGCCTCTCCAATGGATGTTAAATCATGTCATGCCAATGCAAACAATGGGGATGATAACAACAGTGTATCAAGTAATGGAGAAAAGAAGCCAAGGCTTAGTAGACCTACTAAGAAAGTAAAACTCAGTGAAGAAGTTAGGTTATTGTCCCTAGAAGGTGATAGGGAATCGGTATCGAAGGTTTTGATCAAATTTGATGCACTCAGAAGAAGGCTTGTTCAACTTGAGCCTGAACCGAGTAAGCGACCAGATTTGAAAGTGGGGACAATAATGATGAATAATGGGTTAAGGACGAATGCCAGGAAGAGGATTGGAAATGTTGCAGGAGTTGAAATTGGAGATATATTCTTTTTTAGGATTGAACTGTGCATGATTGGATTACATACTCAAACCATGGCTGGAATTGATTATATGAATGTAACATATGATCAAGTGCAAGAACCTGTTGCGGTAAGCATTGTCTCGTCTGGAGgatatgaagatgatgatggagaCGGTAAAACATTGATTTATACCGGGCAAGGTGGTAATGTCTCAGTTGATCAAAAGCTTGAAGGGGGGAATCTTGCATTGGAGAGAAGTGTGCACAGGGGTAATGAAGTTAGAGTTATTCGAGGTGTGAAGGATGTTGAGAGTCGAAAATCTAAAGTGTATATATATGATGGGCTTTATAGAATTGAAAAGTCGTGGACAGAAAAAAGCAAAATGGGTGCCGCTGTTTTCAAATATAAATTGGTGAGAATACCTGGACAACGCGAAGCGTTCACTATTTGGAAATCAATTCAAACATGGAGGGATAACATTGGTTGTCGTCCTGGTCTTTTATTAATGGACATAACCTCAGGAGCAGAAAAAATACAGGTTTCTCTTGTAAATGAGATTGATGGTGATAAAAGGTCTCCTCGGTTTATTTATTTTAAAGGTCTCAAGTTTTCAAAAACTATGAAGCCTTTGGTTGGCTGCAATTGTCAAGGTACATGCCTTCCAGGTTCCAATTGCTCTTGTATTAAGGTGAATGGAGGTGATACCCCACACGCCAATGGGGTTCTTGTGGTTCAAAAATCTGTGGTACATGAGTGCGGTCCTTCTTGTTCATGTTACCCTGGTTGCTCCAACCAAGTGTCGCATAACGGTTTGAAAGTTCGTTTGGAGGTATTTAAGACCAAGGAAAAGGGCTGGGGCCTCCGGTCTTGGGATCCTATACGTGCAGGTACGTTCATTTGTGAATATGCAGGTGAAGTTATAGATGCGGATGCCAAAGGAGCAGATGTAGATGATGAATATACCTTTACCGCGATCAATGCAGGAGACTACTCGAGTGAGTGGAATTATGTGCCTGAGCTAATAGAAGAAGAGAAGCCTGTGGATCTGAATGAGAAATTCAAGCCTTCATCACCCACAATGATCAGTGCAAAGAATATGGGTAATGTAGCTCGTTTCATGAACCATAGCTGCTCTCCAAATGTCTTTTGGCAGCTTGTCTTACATGGCCAAAATAAGGATTCCtttccacacatcatgttttaTGCTATTAAACATATTCCTCCAATGACAGAGTTGACATATGATTATCTGAAATGCGGGAAAGAGAAGCGATGCTTCTGTGGATCCGCAAACTGCAGAAGTTTTTTCGGCTAGGAGTTTTGCAGAACAGAAAATTAGTGATGAAAGAGTGATTTAGGATGTCCTTTTTACAATTCAAGATTTTTAAAATCTCCAATTTTGCTAACTTCTTGAACTGTTATGAAGATATACTTTCTGAATTGTGTTTCCTCTGCCTTCATTGACTGGTTTGATTAGTTATGTTATTATGCATCTTATCTGTGCTGgaatgttttgtttgtttttgtagcGAGCTCTAGTTCAAGTAAGAAACTGTATCTTGCTGCAACATTTTTTGAGCAGTAGACATGAAAATAACCCAACTAATCAATTACCTGCCTTttccatttacttttatttttgccTACCTTACTCTACCGTCTTAAACTATCTTTTCAACAAACTGATGCATAGTTACTTATACTGGAAAGTTACAAAGCAGTTGTGTTGCTGAAGTACATTACATGTTTGGCGTATTGTACAGTTAATGGAAATACAATGCAGTATGAGGATATCTCTTCCTATGAAACAGAAATGCCAAGGTAACTAAAAGAAGTCTTTAGACACGGTAGCTAAAGTATTGAATAACGTATGCATTTAGGTTGTAATTTTGCTTCCTCTAGGTGCCATATATGCACTATAAATTGGGGAAGAAGATAGAGGACCTACGCTTAACTCCATCACCTCCATAGTTTTACAAACGATAGCGGTTAAAGAATACAAATCGAAGATGAAGTATTTGGTTGTGTTTGCATCTCTTGTTTTGGTTCTGCACGAAGTCCATGTTCTCTCCATGGCTGCTTGTCCAGCATCAGATGATGAACCTTGTCCAGCGCCAGTACCTGATCCACCCACGCCTGCACCTTCCCCGGGGCCAAAGCCTAAGCCGGGGCCTAAGCCTAAGCCAGGGCCTAAGCCTAAGCCGGGGCCTAAGCCTAAGCCTTCCCCTTCTCCTACACCTATTCCTCCCCCTACTCCTACTGGTCCCTGTCCTACACCTGATTCCCCCCCTACTCCTGGCCCCACACCTTCACCTACACCAGCCCCTACACCAGCTCCTGCACCTTCCCCTACCCCTGCGCCCGGCCCGCCTTGCAATGACCCTATCGAATTTTATCCTTGCGTTGAATTGTGGATCCATCCGACCATTGCCGGGGCTGCTGTCTGTTGCCAGGCGATACACAAACATCAGGATTGCCTTTGCGAATTTTTGGCGAATCCTAAAGTGAAACCGTTTGTATTACCTCATACTGGAGCGATCTTAGGATGGTTATGTCATTTTAAGTTTCCAAAGTGCGAATGCCATTAAGAGACCGTATGTGCTCTTGTTACCTGCATTTATACATATTCAGAATAAAAGCCCGAGAAAGATCATTGCTATAAGATCTACGGTGCGAGTTGCATACGAGATAATGATGATATAATATACATTTTCTCCTTGGTTACATCATGAGGTTTCTGCCTGTTTCTTGCTGTAAAAATTTCATATTATGAGTTTTCAGGGTTCCAAGTTATGACCAGTAACCCAGTGGTTCACCTTGGAGGCATTCAGATGTaattattataaaaaataaaaataaaagattgaATAATACAAAGTACTGATGATGATATACATAATCTTCTACAATCACAGTGAAGGAAGGCACTTCATATCTACTAGTCCTTCAAAATTAAGTTTCGTGGAAAGTTTACATGATATACTACTtgcaagaagaaaaaaatagggAATTTAAAAAAGAACCCGGATTTATTCAGCATCATGACCGTCTGTTCGTGATACACAGTCACTGCTAGTTTCCCACCGCGGAGTGAAATCCTAGAAAACTTTGCGTAAACAGAGAGCTTTGCAGAAAAGGTGCTGGTTAACCCAGATCACAACATCTCTCTCGTGAATCTCGTTTGCCCACCTGCCAGAGTGTTAGAGCAGGAAAAAACAAACAGATCAGGCTGAAGCAGTAGGAGATGGATGGAACGCTGTACCACATGCGATCCATGGTCTCTTCCTTCCACACGGGAGTATACAAGGCGGAACCTTTTCCCACTCCCTCTTAGAAAAATCATAGGTAACCACGCGGTTCATCTGCCTCGACCTCAAGGACAGCATGATCACACCTTTATTACCTAAACAAGTCATCTTAATGTGCTTCCCGTAAAATTCCAAGCACATAAAATTTGGCATTCTGTCAACCTCCTTCCACAAGAGCGTCATCTTCTGAAGCTCCCATATGCACACGCATGTGGCTGCATTCTTTGTCTGCAGACCAACAAGCATGACCTTGCCCCCGCACTCTGCAAGTGTGTGATCCGACAGGTGGGGCGGCGCCGGAACAGCATACTGCTTCCACACTCCGTTATCCGTGTCGTAAGACACAATACCTTCCGGGTCAGCACGCATGAAGTACAGCGAACTATCAATGGACAAGGTTTGGGATCGGAAGTTTAAGAACAGTGGAAGCTTGATGCTTGAAGGCATGCCTCCAGGCTTGGTCCAAGTGTTCTTCCCTGAGTCATAAACCTCATGCTCCCCATCAGATCCCAACCAGAGGATCTTGTACCCCTCAGTGGTCGAATTCCTGTTCACAGTCATCCCCACGGCTATACGGGACCACACACTTACTGGCCTTGCAGGCAGTTCCTTGAACGACTGAGTCAAAGGGTTGCACACAAAGAAGTTCTTGTGCCCAATGTCCAAAAAACAAACAAGACCACCAGCTGAAGCCACTGGGAGCGAGAtcaccttctcaggtaaattggATATGGAAGGATGCTGCCATTTCTTCGTGGAAGGATCAAATATGGCTCCACTGTTTTCATGCTCGTGAGTGATTGTGTAGAACCATGGTTTCTCTTTTGGGACTTCAGAATAACGTCGAGAGAAACTGGGAGAGTCCACCAAGAGATTCCATTTCCTGCAAACTGATCTGAAGCGAAAAATTGTGGCAACAGGAAGTCTTGCAATAACAGCTTCAAAGAGGTCCTCAGGAAATTCTTTCCAAATTCGGTGTTCCATTATCTCGGTCAAACTAGCAGGTTCTGGCATTTTGTCACGGTATCGTTCTTTCCGGGGTTTTTTGGCAGGTGGAAGAGACATGAGAGGCTGCACCATCTTGAAATTGCCAGATTTTCTTTCCTTCATTACAAGATCATAGCAACCATCACGCACCGAGCTGTTATCAAGGTCAAGCAAGCACCAACTGtgcaaagagaagaaaagaaaaggcaAAATTCAGAAACCCCAACTTGAGTATATAGCAGCAGAGGTCAACCAAGGATATCTCCTGAATGATATTGTAAGAAACCTAATAAATCAGTTCTAGACCAAGAACTGTCACCAACTAAATACAAGACGACATCTACAAATCCAGCATCCGGAATATACACGTGGTAAATCCAAAGCAGGACTGCAACATGTAATGCATGTTTCAGACTACTACAGACTTGGTGTAACCCTAGTATAATTCGTGGGGAGCTGCATTAACCCCCTCTTATATGTAGTGTTTATGAGCATAAGCATGACATCGTAAGCATAATAGAAAGATAAAAGAACAACTGTTTGAGTTACGTGCATGAGAAAGTTGTCAAAATCTGTGCATTGGAAATGGAGAAAATCCATAATACCGAAAACAAGTTAGGTTTTCTTTTTTCCTGATATGCAACATGAAATGATATTACCAGGACATATAAAGTAGAACCCAAACTAAATTGCGGGTTTCTGACACTTCCGAAGACGACATAAAAGACGCACAATATAGAACAACAGCACACGCAGAAGCAAATAAATAACACAATGAACAGTAGTTTAATTGACACAGTAAATCATCACCcaggagtagaagaagaagaagttgcagaGCAACGTAAACATACAGACAAGCTTT
This genomic stretch from Papaver somniferum cultivar HN1 chromosome 5, ASM357369v1, whole genome shotgun sequence harbors:
- the LOC113281066 gene encoding histone-lysine N-methyltransferase, H3 lysine-9 specific SUVH1-like gives rise to the protein MEPTNFDELEVVDAKPLRSLPPDVSPFGTYIPLSNPQIPIQKPSMNNKVGVSKASPMDVKSCHANANNGDDNNSVSSNGEKKPRLSRPTKKVKLSEEVRLLSLEGDRESVSKVLIKFDALRRRLVQLEPEPSKRPDLKVGTIMMNNGLRTNARKRIGNVAGVEIGDIFFFRIELCMIGLHTQTMAGIDYMNVTYDQVQEPVAVSIVSSGGYEDDDGDGKTLIYTGQGGNVSVDQKLEGGNLALERSVHRGNEVRVIRGVKDVESRKSKVYIYDGLYRIEKSWTEKSKMGAAVFKYKLVRIPGQREAFTIWKSIQTWRDNIGCRPGLLLMDITSGAEKIQVSLVNEIDGDKRSPRFIYFKGLKFSKTMKPLVGCNCQGTCLPGSNCSCIKVNGGDTPHANGVLVVQKSVVHECGPSCSCYPGCSNQVSHNGLKVRLEVFKTKEKGWGLRSWDPIRAGTFICEYAGEVIDADAKGADVDDEYTFTAINAGDYSSEWNYVPELIEEEKPVDLNEKFKPSSPTMISAKNMGNVARFMNHSCSPNVFWQLVLHGQNKDSFPHIMFYAIKHIPPMTELTYDYLKCGKEKRCFCGSANCRSFFG
- the LOC113278800 gene encoding alpha carbonic anhydrase 8-like, which produces MKYLVVFASLVLVLHEVHVLSMAACPASDDEPCPAPVPDPPTPAPSPGPKPKPGPKPKPGPKPKPGPKPKPSPSPTPIPPPTPTGPCPTPDSPPTPGPTPSPTPAPTPAPAPSPTPAPGPPCNDPIEFYPCVELWIHPTIAGAAVCCQAIHKHQDCLCEFLANPKVKPFVLPHTGAILGWLCHFKFPKCECH
- the LOC113281067 gene encoding F-box only protein 6-like, which translates into the protein MECLAMLRQFIGQVQELWELYGFPPPPPPLHHYHHHHLQTPQHQYQHSWCLLDLDNSSVRDGCYDLVMKERKSGNFKMVQPLMSLPPAKKPRKERYRDKMPEPASLTEIMEHRIWKEFPEDLFEAVIARLPVATIFRFRSVCRKWNLLVDSPSFSRRYSEVPKEKPWFYTITHEHENSGAIFDPSTKKWQHPSISNLPEKVISLPVASAGGLVCFLDIGHKNFFVCNPLTQSFKELPARPVSVWSRIAVGMTVNRNSTTEGYKILWLGSDGEHEVYDSGKNTWTKPGGMPSSIKLPLFLNFRSQTLSIDSSLYFMRADPEGIVSYDTDNGVWKQYAVPAPPHLSDHTLAECGGKVMLVGLQTKNAATCVCIWELQKMTLLWKEVDRMPNFMCLEFYGKHIKMTCLGNKGVIMLSLRSRQMNRVVTYDFSKREWEKVPPCILPCGRKRPWIACGTAFHPSPTASA